One Arthrobacter sp. StoSoilB20 DNA segment encodes these proteins:
- a CDS encoding YgjP-like metallopeptidase domain-containing protein has protein sequence MARRSAAEPDVPLVTEDGAPVVVRRSSRRRRTVAAFWEDGKAVVAIPASFTKSQEREWVHRMLAKLKKQGEQRPGKGRQRPATDEALAEHAAHLSRTYLGGRAVPTSVRWVSNQNSRWGSATPADGTIRLSNKLQPMPQWVIDYVMVHELAHLLVAGHNADFWRLVDAYPEAQRAKAFLEGVAFVTSRGLQPDSTPATETGV, from the coding sequence ATGGCTCGCCGGTCGGCTGCGGAGCCTGATGTTCCCTTGGTCACCGAGGACGGCGCTCCCGTAGTAGTGCGCCGCTCGAGCAGGAGGCGCAGGACTGTTGCTGCCTTTTGGGAAGACGGGAAAGCAGTAGTGGCCATCCCGGCCAGCTTCACCAAGTCCCAGGAACGGGAGTGGGTCCACCGCATGCTGGCCAAGCTGAAGAAGCAAGGTGAGCAGCGGCCGGGCAAGGGCCGGCAGCGTCCAGCTACCGACGAAGCCCTTGCTGAGCATGCGGCGCACCTTTCGCGGACTTATCTGGGCGGGCGTGCCGTCCCTACATCCGTGCGGTGGGTCAGCAACCAGAATTCGCGCTGGGGTTCTGCCACCCCGGCGGACGGCACCATCAGGCTATCGAACAAGCTGCAGCCCATGCCGCAGTGGGTCATCGACTACGTCATGGTGCATGAGCTTGCGCATTTGCTGGTGGCGGGGCACAACGCAGACTTTTGGCGGCTGGTGGACGCGTATCCCGAGGCGCAGCGTGCCAAGGCGTTCCTTGAGGGCGTTGCTTTTGTCACGTCAAGGGGCCTCCAGCCGGACTCAACCCCAGCGACGGAGACCGGGGTTTAA
- the nudC gene encoding NAD(+) diphosphatase encodes MSYSESPALANHLMDTVLPVRPAMVDRGSGVRMKPGMVDDLIASGTAKAMVISQRQALVTGDGLWFGDATSLWNALSGADYGATTAVYLGTTLESSSLPEGTAVLLFTSDEPPAPGNATVPADARWAGFRDVAASLDASDTALFIEASAISNWHATHTHCPKCGHPTDIEAGGWVRRCPKDNSEHYPRTDPAIIVTVVGPDGRLLLGGGGPTDARNYSTLAGFVEPGESLEQAVVREIAEEVGVRVSACQYLGSQSWPFPASLMLGFTATTEDSVARPDGVEVTRARWFSREELQAAVSSGEITISTRLSIARSLIEHWYGGVIEDLQP; translated from the coding sequence ATGAGCTATTCGGAGTCACCGGCGCTGGCAAACCACCTGATGGACACTGTTCTTCCAGTCCGCCCTGCCATGGTGGATCGTGGCTCCGGGGTGCGGATGAAGCCGGGCATGGTGGATGACCTCATCGCTTCCGGTACTGCCAAGGCCATGGTTATTTCCCAGCGCCAGGCTCTGGTGACCGGTGACGGACTCTGGTTCGGGGACGCCACGTCGCTGTGGAATGCCCTGAGCGGAGCGGATTACGGCGCCACTACCGCTGTTTACCTGGGAACCACTTTGGAATCGTCGTCTTTGCCTGAAGGCACGGCCGTCCTGCTGTTTACCTCGGATGAACCGCCCGCGCCAGGCAATGCCACAGTGCCGGCCGATGCCCGATGGGCAGGTTTCCGGGATGTCGCCGCGAGTTTGGACGCCAGTGATACTGCGCTGTTCATCGAGGCCAGTGCAATCTCCAACTGGCACGCCACACACACGCACTGCCCCAAGTGTGGACATCCCACTGACATTGAGGCAGGTGGATGGGTGCGCCGTTGCCCCAAGGACAATTCAGAGCATTACCCTCGGACGGATCCCGCCATCATCGTGACAGTAGTTGGCCCTGACGGCCGGTTGCTCCTGGGCGGTGGTGGTCCCACGGACGCCAGGAACTATTCCACGCTCGCAGGTTTCGTGGAGCCCGGCGAGTCGCTGGAACAGGCGGTTGTCCGGGAGATTGCCGAAGAAGTGGGCGTTCGCGTGTCGGCATGCCAGTACCTCGGTTCTCAATCATGGCCATTTCCCGCGTCGCTGATGCTGGGCTTCACCGCCACCACTGAAGACTCCGTTGCCCGGCCGGACGGAGTTGAAGTCACGAGGGCACGCTGGTTCAGCCGTGAAGAGTTGCAGGCAGCTGTCTCCAGCGGTGAGATCACCATCTCCACGCGCCTGTCCATTGCCCGTTCCTTGATTGAACATTGGTACGGCGGCGTCATCGAAGACCTCCAGCCGTGA
- a CDS encoding zinc-dependent metalloprotease, whose protein sequence is MTSNPNNPSNDDDTPKDPLAEMLQNLMGGQGMGNIDPAELAKAAGLPNDPQLLQQMFAQVQAMMSSTSDGPVNWQLAHENARRVAAAGNDPSVSAVQAREIDEALRLAELWLDPVTDLSATGLIGRAWSRAEWVEATLGTWKRLTEPVANSVANALSNALTQQMPEEMKSMMGGASSMLQNMGGAIFGMQLGQAIGALSAEVVSSTDIGVPLADLEMALLPANVAKFGEGLSLPENDVRLFLAVREAAHARLFVQVPWLRGHLLGAIEAYARGIHIDMSRIEDLARDLDPSNPEGIQEALSQGVFTPERTPVQTAALEKLETALALVEGWVDELTAEATDKVLPSATALRETVRRRRATGGPAEHAFSSLVGLELRPRRLREAATLWATLKEERGIAGRDAIWHHPDLLPTGEDLDDPKGFSERRRLAEASDSEVDDALQKLLSGGYDSTDPQDSEAEGSAADEVPDSEAEPEDTDTEGPAK, encoded by the coding sequence ATGACATCCAACCCCAACAATCCGTCCAACGACGACGACACTCCCAAGGACCCGCTGGCAGAAATGCTGCAGAACCTGATGGGTGGCCAGGGCATGGGCAACATCGATCCCGCCGAGCTGGCCAAGGCCGCCGGCTTGCCCAACGATCCCCAACTGCTCCAGCAGATGTTCGCCCAGGTCCAGGCCATGATGAGCTCCACCTCGGACGGGCCCGTGAATTGGCAGCTGGCCCACGAGAATGCGCGCCGGGTTGCAGCGGCCGGTAACGATCCTTCGGTGAGCGCTGTCCAGGCCCGGGAGATCGACGAAGCCCTCAGGCTTGCCGAACTTTGGTTGGACCCCGTGACAGATCTTTCCGCCACCGGACTGATCGGCCGTGCCTGGTCCCGTGCGGAATGGGTGGAAGCGACCCTGGGCACCTGGAAACGCCTGACCGAACCCGTTGCCAACAGCGTCGCCAATGCCCTGTCCAACGCGCTCACGCAGCAGATGCCCGAGGAAATGAAATCCATGATGGGCGGCGCCTCGTCCATGCTGCAGAACATGGGCGGTGCGATCTTCGGAATGCAGCTGGGACAGGCCATCGGGGCGCTTTCTGCCGAGGTTGTCAGCTCCACCGATATCGGCGTTCCTTTGGCCGACCTGGAAATGGCGTTGTTGCCGGCCAACGTCGCCAAGTTCGGGGAAGGCCTAAGCCTCCCTGAGAACGATGTACGCCTGTTCCTTGCCGTCCGTGAAGCAGCGCACGCAAGGTTGTTCGTCCAGGTGCCATGGTTGCGTGGCCACCTGCTGGGTGCGATTGAGGCCTATGCCCGCGGCATCCACATCGACATGTCCCGTATCGAAGACCTGGCGCGGGACCTTGATCCCAGCAACCCTGAGGGAATCCAGGAGGCGCTTTCGCAAGGCGTCTTCACCCCCGAGCGCACGCCGGTTCAAACTGCTGCCTTGGAGAAGCTCGAAACCGCCCTCGCACTTGTTGAAGGCTGGGTGGACGAACTCACTGCAGAGGCCACGGACAAAGTCCTTCCCTCTGCCACCGCGCTTCGGGAAACCGTTCGTCGTCGTCGTGCCACCGGCGGCCCGGCCGAGCATGCGTTCTCCTCCCTTGTTGGCTTGGAATTGCGTCCCCGCAGGCTCAGGGAAGCCGCCACTCTGTGGGCAACGCTCAAGGAAGAACGCGGCATCGCGGGTCGCGACGCCATCTGGCATCACCCGGATTTGCTGCCCACCGGCGAAGACCTGGACGACCCCAAGGGCTTCTCCGAGCGCCGCCGGCTGGCCGAAGCCAGCGACAGTGAAGTGGACGATGCCCTGCAAAAGTTGCTCAGCGGCGGCTATGACAGCACCGACCCACAGGACTCCGAGGCAGAAGGTTCGGCCGCGGATGAGGTGCCGGACAGCGAAGCTGAACCCGAAGACACCGACACCGAGGGTCCGGCCAAGTAA
- a CDS encoding ATP-dependent DNA helicase UvrD2, whose translation MTEDIFDAGGSLEERILGGLDEEQREVASTLTGPLCVLAGAGTGKTRAITHRIAYGVHSGVYSPQRLLAVTFTARAAAEMRSRLRDLGVANVQARTFHAAALRQLQFFWPQAIGGTLPNLLDHKANMIAEASRRLRLSTDRATIRDLAAEIEWAKVSMLTPANYLENAQDRGTPGGFDLTAVSRVFQAYEDIKTDRNVIDFEDVLLITVGILQEDPKVAATVREQYRHFVVDEYQDVSPLQQRLLDLWLGGRNELCVVGDASQTIYSFTGASPKHLLGFKAQFPDATVVKLIRDYRSTPQVVKLANDLLGSRRSGGPVADAAWAPPLKLVAQRPTGPEPRFMECPDDEAEAAVVAGRIQELLDTGVKASEIAILFRTNGQSEAYEQALASAGIGYQLRGGERFFARKEVRDAILQLRAATRAVAEGPQEPLGQIVRDIVASLGYTDAAPHNGGALRERWESLAALVALADELAVSRGEAFTLAEFVNELQERSVAQHAPTVQGVTLASLHAAKGLEWDAVFLVGLSEGLMPISFADTPEDVDEERRLLYVGITRAREHLNLSWSTARTPGGRANRKPSRFLDGLRPNSVASANARSKTGPVRRKAAAPASCRVCGSMLASGAERKVGRCNQCPPTYEEQTFDALRQWRKDEAKSADVPAYVVFTDATLTAIAEAKPSSLEELARLAGIGPSKLERYGEAVLAVLTESSEL comes from the coding sequence GTGACAGAAGACATTTTCGACGCCGGTGGTTCACTTGAGGAACGCATCCTCGGCGGCTTGGATGAAGAACAGCGTGAAGTAGCAAGTACCTTGACGGGTCCCCTGTGTGTTCTCGCGGGGGCGGGCACGGGAAAGACACGTGCCATCACCCACCGCATAGCTTACGGAGTCCACTCCGGCGTCTACAGCCCCCAGCGCTTGCTGGCCGTGACGTTTACGGCGAGGGCAGCAGCGGAAATGCGCAGCAGGCTTCGGGACCTCGGCGTGGCGAATGTCCAAGCCCGGACTTTTCACGCTGCCGCCCTCAGGCAATTGCAGTTCTTTTGGCCACAGGCCATTGGCGGCACTTTGCCGAATCTGCTGGACCACAAGGCCAACATGATCGCCGAGGCTTCGCGCAGGCTCCGGCTCAGCACTGACCGCGCAACCATCCGGGATTTGGCCGCTGAAATTGAGTGGGCCAAAGTCTCCATGCTGACGCCCGCCAATTATCTTGAGAACGCGCAGGACCGTGGAACACCAGGCGGGTTTGACCTGACTGCGGTCTCAAGGGTTTTCCAGGCGTACGAGGATATCAAGACCGACAGGAACGTCATCGACTTCGAAGACGTCCTGCTGATTACGGTGGGAATTCTCCAGGAAGATCCGAAAGTCGCCGCCACCGTCCGCGAGCAGTACCGACACTTCGTGGTGGACGAATACCAGGATGTCTCGCCGCTGCAGCAGCGGCTCCTGGACCTGTGGCTCGGCGGGCGCAACGAGTTGTGCGTGGTCGGCGATGCCAGCCAGACGATCTACTCCTTTACGGGAGCCTCACCCAAGCATCTCTTGGGATTCAAGGCACAGTTCCCGGATGCCACCGTAGTTAAGTTGATCCGCGATTACCGGTCCACCCCGCAAGTTGTGAAGTTGGCCAATGACCTTCTTGGGTCCCGGCGAAGCGGTGGACCCGTGGCAGATGCTGCCTGGGCACCTCCGCTCAAACTCGTCGCCCAAAGACCAACCGGTCCAGAACCGCGCTTCATGGAATGCCCGGATGACGAAGCCGAGGCGGCGGTGGTGGCAGGCCGGATCCAAGAACTGCTCGATACCGGGGTCAAAGCCAGCGAGATCGCAATCCTGTTCCGCACCAACGGCCAGTCCGAAGCCTACGAACAAGCACTGGCTTCAGCCGGCATTGGATATCAGCTTCGCGGAGGCGAGCGGTTCTTCGCCCGCAAGGAAGTCCGGGACGCCATCCTTCAACTGCGTGCCGCAACCCGGGCCGTCGCCGAAGGACCCCAGGAGCCACTGGGACAGATCGTTCGCGACATTGTTGCATCGCTTGGCTACACGGACGCAGCACCGCACAACGGGGGAGCCCTGCGCGAACGTTGGGAATCCTTGGCAGCGTTGGTTGCCTTGGCAGATGAACTGGCCGTCAGCCGCGGCGAGGCCTTCACCCTGGCCGAGTTCGTCAACGAGCTTCAGGAACGCTCGGTCGCACAGCACGCCCCCACCGTCCAAGGCGTAACACTTGCATCCCTTCACGCGGCCAAGGGGCTCGAATGGGACGCCGTGTTCCTGGTGGGCCTCAGCGAAGGACTTATGCCCATTTCCTTCGCAGACACACCGGAAGACGTTGACGAGGAACGGCGGCTGCTTTATGTCGGGATCACCAGGGCGCGTGAGCACCTCAATTTGTCCTGGTCCACTGCCCGAACTCCGGGTGGCCGAGCCAATCGCAAGCCATCCCGCTTCCTTGACGGACTCCGACCCAACTCAGTGGCCTCGGCAAACGCCCGCAGCAAGACAGGTCCCGTGCGCCGAAAAGCCGCCGCACCGGCGTCGTGCAGGGTATGTGGAAGCATGCTCGCCAGCGGGGCCGAGCGCAAGGTGGGACGATGCAACCAGTGCCCGCCGACATATGAGGAACAGACATTTGATGCGCTAAGGCAGTGGCGAAAGGACGAAGCGAAGTCCGCCGACGTCCCCGCCTATGTCGTTTTCACCGATGCGACGCTCACGGCAATCGCTGAGGCGAAGCCTTCCTCGCTGGAGGAGCTGGCCCGTTTGGCGGGCATTGGGCCATCCAAACTTGAGCGCTATGGCGAGGCTGTATTGGCGGTCCTGACCGAAAGCTCGGAACTCTGA
- a CDS encoding ATP-dependent DNA helicase, which translates to MTTEVLDGVAATQPGTIGGAFVPEPRFTPSELADILGEKNHPTAEQSDIIASPLSPRLVIAGAGSGKTATMADRVVWLVANGWVRPEEVLGVTFTRKAAGELASRIRSKLATLQRIAAEDDGSIGFPEGLLGADDLEPKVSTYHSYASGIVSDYGLRLGIERDVVLLGGAQSWQLASEVVEAYDGEFEHFTAAKSTLVNAVIQLAGECAEHLQDPGTVRNWVLERVATFEQLPYLAGASKNPTTAAASLSAMLRTRASVADMVVRYQEAKRQRGVLDFGDLVALAARIASDIPLAATTERARYKVVLLDEFQDTSHAQLVLFSRLFSQGHAVTAVGDPNQSIYGFRGASAGQLFHFVQEFPVKHVGTGDGAETFSVAPTSYLTTAWRNGRNILAAANTIAAPLNKAAATDGPAGDRDAAGDVSVPPLVPSPAAVDGSVVIGRFSTDEDEAAAIARDVRRYQRTVFEEEKDGTPIKPTMAVLCRRRAQMECLRREFELQGIPYEIVGLGGLLDTPEIVDLVATLRVLADPGRSDALMRLLAGARWRIGPADLMAFNDWSRFLARRRSNPGTASEPMDENEEPASVVVESDITDASSLVEALDYLPKPGWTSRNGRTLSSTALERLDFLASELRSLRTYIGDDLTTLLGEVERAMLLDIEVAAKPGTTIHQARRNLDAFQDAAAGFLQTSQRVDLLAFLSWLEAAASEEGGLDLAPVETNREAVQLLTVHASKGLEWDVVFVPGLNAGSFPSTRDSRWSSGAAALPWPLRGDRADLPQWDLDQPDQKGWLDAEKDFKSEVQHHGEAEERRLAYVAYTRAKFVLCASSAAWNGSRSGMAGMSAFLADLAPLAGAAGVAADGGRGTSAVQTGSAVVHPGSVAEEALPEESPLTAALEVAGFPYDPLEGPVDPRTGARLRLVPGRRVVMDQAAANVRAYLADASCEAQVPGLTGPAAKWSEEAELLLDRQQRGRTTQDVHLPSHISASLFVDLGADPGAVLSQLRRPVPREPGISARKGTAFHAWVEEYFGTTGMLDLDEAPGSDSHIDEAYGLDDMVAAFKKSEWAQRAPAFVEVPVETRIGDVVVRGRIDAVFRDADGRWQLIDWKTGRRPAGRQLATRAVQLAVYRLAWARLKGVPLEEVSAAFYYVADDSVVRPHDLGTAEDLEQIVATALESGSLGR; encoded by the coding sequence ATGACAACCGAAGTCCTGGACGGAGTTGCCGCTACACAACCCGGCACTATTGGCGGCGCGTTTGTTCCTGAGCCCCGGTTCACTCCCTCTGAACTGGCTGACATCCTTGGCGAGAAAAACCATCCCACTGCCGAACAGTCGGACATCATCGCCTCTCCGCTGTCCCCACGGTTGGTGATCGCCGGAGCCGGCTCCGGCAAGACCGCAACCATGGCGGACAGGGTGGTGTGGCTGGTCGCCAATGGGTGGGTCCGCCCGGAGGAAGTGCTTGGTGTGACTTTCACACGGAAGGCTGCCGGCGAACTGGCCAGCCGGATCCGGAGCAAGCTGGCCACCCTCCAGCGCATCGCAGCAGAAGATGACGGCAGCATCGGATTCCCGGAGGGGCTGCTGGGGGCTGACGACCTCGAACCCAAGGTCTCCACCTACCATTCCTACGCCAGCGGAATAGTGTCCGATTATGGACTCCGGCTGGGCATCGAGCGGGACGTCGTCCTGCTTGGCGGAGCCCAATCCTGGCAGCTGGCCAGCGAAGTAGTGGAAGCCTACGACGGAGAGTTCGAGCATTTCACCGCCGCCAAGTCAACCTTGGTCAACGCTGTCATCCAACTGGCGGGGGAGTGCGCCGAACACCTTCAGGATCCCGGCACAGTGCGCAACTGGGTGCTGGAGCGCGTGGCCACCTTCGAACAGCTTCCTTATCTGGCGGGAGCAAGCAAGAATCCCACCACGGCTGCTGCCTCACTCTCCGCCATGCTCCGGACCCGCGCCAGTGTGGCAGACATGGTGGTGCGCTACCAGGAAGCCAAGCGGCAACGCGGTGTCCTTGACTTCGGAGACCTGGTTGCCCTGGCTGCCCGGATCGCCAGCGACATCCCTCTCGCAGCAACCACCGAGAGAGCCCGGTACAAAGTGGTTCTCCTGGACGAATTCCAGGACACCTCCCACGCCCAGTTGGTGCTTTTTTCGCGTCTTTTCAGCCAGGGCCACGCCGTCACTGCAGTGGGTGATCCCAACCAGTCCATTTATGGGTTCCGTGGGGCTTCAGCCGGACAGCTTTTCCACTTCGTGCAGGAGTTTCCCGTCAAACACGTGGGTACAGGGGATGGCGCCGAGACCTTTTCAGTGGCTCCAACCTCGTACCTGACCACCGCCTGGCGGAACGGAAGGAACATCCTTGCGGCAGCCAACACCATCGCCGCACCTTTGAACAAGGCAGCTGCAACGGACGGCCCTGCGGGGGATCGGGATGCAGCGGGAGATGTCTCCGTCCCACCGCTGGTTCCGAGCCCGGCGGCAGTCGACGGAAGTGTGGTGATTGGACGATTCAGCACCGACGAGGACGAAGCCGCGGCCATAGCCCGCGATGTCCGCCGCTATCAACGGACCGTCTTTGAGGAAGAGAAGGATGGCACGCCCATCAAGCCGACCATGGCCGTCCTGTGCCGCCGCCGTGCACAGATGGAGTGCTTGCGCCGGGAATTCGAGCTGCAGGGAATTCCGTACGAGATCGTCGGTCTCGGCGGATTGTTGGACACACCGGAAATCGTGGATCTTGTGGCCACCCTGCGTGTGCTGGCCGATCCCGGGCGGTCCGATGCCTTGATGAGGTTGCTGGCCGGGGCCCGCTGGCGCATTGGCCCGGCGGATTTGATGGCCTTTAACGACTGGTCACGTTTCCTGGCCCGCCGCCGGTCAAATCCTGGCACGGCTTCTGAACCCATGGATGAAAACGAGGAACCAGCATCGGTGGTGGTTGAAAGCGATATCACCGATGCCTCAAGCCTTGTGGAGGCCCTTGACTACCTGCCAAAGCCCGGATGGACCTCCAGGAACGGCCGTACCCTCAGCAGTACCGCCCTGGAACGGCTGGACTTCCTGGCCTCGGAGCTGCGATCCCTGCGCACATACATCGGGGATGACCTCACTACGCTCCTTGGTGAGGTTGAGCGTGCCATGCTCCTGGATATCGAAGTAGCTGCAAAGCCTGGAACCACTATCCACCAGGCCCGGCGGAACCTTGATGCATTCCAGGATGCCGCAGCGGGATTCCTGCAGACATCCCAGCGTGTCGATCTCTTGGCTTTCCTGTCATGGCTGGAGGCAGCGGCATCCGAAGAAGGTGGATTGGACCTCGCCCCCGTGGAGACCAACCGGGAAGCCGTGCAGCTGCTTACCGTCCATGCCTCGAAAGGGCTGGAGTGGGACGTTGTTTTCGTTCCGGGCCTCAACGCAGGATCGTTCCCCAGTACCAGGGATTCACGGTGGAGCAGTGGAGCTGCGGCCCTGCCATGGCCCTTGCGGGGTGACCGTGCAGACCTCCCGCAGTGGGACTTGGACCAGCCTGACCAGAAGGGGTGGCTGGATGCGGAAAAAGATTTCAAGTCCGAGGTACAGCACCACGGTGAGGCCGAGGAACGGCGGCTCGCCTACGTCGCCTATACCCGGGCAAAATTCGTCCTATGCGCATCCAGCGCTGCCTGGAACGGTTCGCGTTCCGGAATGGCCGGGATGTCCGCATTCCTTGCAGACTTGGCGCCTCTCGCGGGAGCTGCTGGAGTCGCCGCAGACGGCGGCCGGGGAACCTCTGCAGTTCAAACAGGGTCAGCGGTGGTCCATCCTGGGTCCGTGGCCGAGGAAGCACTCCCGGAGGAAAGCCCCCTGACAGCCGCGCTTGAAGTTGCAGGGTTCCCTTACGATCCCCTTGAAGGTCCTGTCGACCCCCGGACGGGCGCACGCCTCAGGTTGGTTCCCGGGCGCCGGGTCGTCATGGACCAGGCCGCAGCAAATGTCCGTGCCTATCTCGCCGATGCCTCTTGTGAGGCCCAGGTCCCTGGGCTCACGGGCCCTGCGGCGAAATGGTCTGAAGAGGCAGAACTCCTCCTGGACCGCCAACAGCGGGGCCGGACCACACAGGACGTCCACCTTCCCAGCCATATCTCTGCATCACTGTTCGTTGACCTTGGCGCCGATCCGGGTGCGGTGCTTTCCCAGCTCCGCCGGCCGGTGCCGCGTGAACCGGGCATTTCGGCCCGCAAAGGCACGGCCTTCCACGCGTGGGTTGAGGAGTATTTCGGGACTACCGGCATGCTGGACCTGGACGAGGCCCCGGGCTCGGATTCCCACATCGACGAGGCCTACGGTTTGGACGACATGGTGGCGGCATTTAAAAAGTCCGAGTGGGCCCAGCGCGCGCCCGCCTTCGTCGAGGTGCCAGTGGAAACGCGGATCGGCGACGTCGTGGTCCGAGGACGTATTGATGCCGTATTCCGCGACGCCGATGGCCGCTGGCAACTGATCGACTGGAAAACCGGACGACGCCCTGCGGGTCGGCAATTGGCGACCCGTGCCGTGCAGCTGGCCGTTTACCGGTTGGCTTGGGCGCGCCTGAAGGGTGTGCCCCTCGAGGAAGTCAGCGCCGCGTTCTACTACGTAGCCGATGACTCAGTGGTCCGGCCCCACGATTTGGGCACAGCCGAAGACTTGGAACAGATCGTGGCCACGGCGTTGGAGTCAGGCAGCCTGGGTCGGTAG
- a CDS encoding macrolide 2'-phosphotransferase — translation MRRTPLELAAVATAAVPGLAPTATAFSPDDDADFDSALLLDADGKRWRVRSPRHPEASTRLETEFMVLRAFAPAIRAELPFHVPTVAGTVRQGALTTFVYTHLQGAVLSIEELSAGSPALAREIGAALAAIHDLPLTLVTNADLPSYSANEFRQRKLNELDQAATTGKIPATLLRRWEHALEDVALWRFNTSVVHGDLHEDNLMVQDDSVTALTGWTDLRIGDPADDFAWLVASNEASFVDAVLNHYTQARREKPDMHLLRRAALLAEFALAQYLVKAMAAGHQSMTAEAESMLQTLSDDIDEQARRDEEAARAAEDEAAEAQAAGAPAGAIPAVSVAVIPDAGSPVTVAAIPPAAEPGTAAASASAPVDASKPAPAAPGPTDGTETADDAAQAGGLPPTEGRVSSGTNDPDDTSTAAISVVNVTPLHTADRS, via the coding sequence GTGAGAAGAACACCGCTCGAACTGGCCGCTGTAGCAACCGCGGCGGTGCCTGGCCTGGCGCCGACGGCTACAGCCTTTTCCCCCGACGATGACGCCGACTTTGACTCGGCGTTGCTGCTCGATGCCGATGGGAAACGTTGGCGCGTCCGTTCGCCGCGCCATCCTGAGGCCAGCACCCGGTTGGAAACCGAGTTCATGGTGCTGCGCGCTTTCGCTCCTGCCATTCGTGCCGAGCTGCCCTTCCATGTGCCGACCGTGGCCGGCACCGTGCGCCAAGGCGCCTTGACCACCTTTGTCTACACCCACCTCCAGGGCGCTGTGCTCTCCATCGAAGAGCTCTCGGCCGGCAGTCCTGCCCTTGCCCGTGAGATTGGTGCGGCTCTGGCCGCCATCCACGATCTCCCGTTGACCTTGGTGACCAACGCCGACCTGCCAAGCTACTCTGCCAACGAATTCCGGCAGCGCAAGCTCAACGAACTGGACCAGGCTGCTACCACCGGCAAGATTCCGGCCACCTTGCTCCGGCGATGGGAACACGCCCTTGAAGATGTGGCGTTGTGGCGGTTCAACACCTCAGTGGTCCATGGCGACCTCCACGAAGACAACCTCATGGTGCAGGACGATTCCGTCACGGCCCTGACAGGGTGGACCGACCTCCGTATTGGTGATCCAGCGGACGACTTTGCATGGTTGGTGGCTTCCAACGAAGCCTCATTCGTGGACGCCGTACTGAACCACTACACCCAGGCAAGGCGTGAGAAACCGGACATGCACCTGCTCCGCAGGGCAGCGCTGTTGGCCGAGTTCGCCCTGGCCCAGTATTTGGTCAAGGCAATGGCCGCCGGGCACCAGAGCATGACGGCGGAGGCGGAGTCAATGCTTCAGACGCTCTCGGATGACATTGATGAACAAGCGCGGCGTGACGAAGAAGCGGCAAGGGCCGCAGAGGATGAGGCGGCTGAAGCACAGGCTGCCGGCGCTCCGGCTGGTGCGATCCCTGCGGTCAGTGTTGCGGTGATTCCCGACGCCGGATCGCCGGTTACGGTGGCAGCTATACCACCTGCCGCGGAGCCGGGGACGGCGGCCGCCAGCGCATCGGCGCCCGTGGACGCCAGCAAGCCGGCACCGGCAGCGCCTGGGCCGACCGACGGCACCGAAACAGCGGACGACGCCGCGCAAGCGGGTGGGCTGCCCCCGACCGAAGGCCGCGTCTCATCGGGAACCAACGACCCGGATGACACGTCCACCGCCGCAATCAGCGTGGTGAACGTAACTCCGCTCCATACGGCCGATCGCTCCTAG